In Pseudomonadota bacterium, the following are encoded in one genomic region:
- a CDS encoding DnaJ domain-containing protein translates to MQFKDYYETLGVSRDASGDDIKRAYRKLARKYHPDVSKEKDCEARFKDVQEAYEVLKDADKRDAYNRLGPNWRHGEDFTPPDQDPNFSYQSAGFRDSAEFSDFFSSIFGQRGGAHQPRGDAFQMRGQDRSTRIAISLADSYQGATRSLSFSEPELDARGEVRHKTRTINVTIPKGVVAGQRIRLTGQGGPGFNGGPNGDLFLEIEFEPHALFHAEGHDIHLELPLTPWEAALGAKVVVPTLGGKVEMNIPAGSQAGRKLRLAGRGLPGKPAGDQYVVLTIVVPEARTEEQRALYREMERLMPMAPRATMRV, encoded by the coding sequence ATGCAGTTCAAAGACTATTACGAAACCCTGGGCGTCAGCCGCGACGCCTCCGGCGATGACATCAAGCGCGCCTATCGCAAGCTCGCGCGCAAATACCATCCGGACGTGAGCAAGGAGAAAGACTGCGAGGCGCGCTTCAAGGACGTGCAGGAGGCCTACGAAGTCCTCAAGGACGCCGACAAGCGCGACGCCTACAATCGCCTCGGCCCCAACTGGCGCCATGGCGAGGATTTCACGCCACCCGACCAGGACCCGAACTTCAGCTACCAGAGCGCGGGCTTCCGCGACAGCGCGGAGTTCAGCGATTTCTTCTCGTCGATCTTCGGCCAGCGCGGCGGCGCGCACCAGCCACGCGGCGACGCCTTCCAGATGCGCGGTCAGGATCGCAGCACGCGCATCGCCATCAGCCTTGCCGACTCCTACCAGGGCGCGACGCGCAGCCTGTCGTTCAGCGAGCCAGAGCTGGACGCGCGCGGCGAGGTGCGCCACAAGACCCGTACCATCAACGTCACGATCCCCAAGGGCGTCGTCGCCGGCCAACGCATTCGCCTCACCGGCCAGGGCGGGCCGGGCTTCAACGGCGGGCCGAACGGCGATTTATTCCTAGAGATCGAGTTCGAGCCCCACGCGCTGTTCCATGCCGAAGGGCATGACATCCATCTCGAACTTCCGCTCACGCCCTGGGAAGCGGCGCTCGGCGCCAAGGTGGTGGTGCCGACCTTGGGCGGCAAGGTCGAAATGAACATCCCGGCGGGCTCCCAGGCCGGCCGCAAGCTGCGCCTGGCGGGCCGCGGCCTGCCGGGCAAACCGGCCGGCGATCAATACGTGGTGCTGACCATCGTGGTGCCCGAGGCGCGCACCGAAGAACAACGCGCGCTGTATCGCGAAATGGAGCGCCTGATGCCGATGGCGCCGCGCGCCACCATGAGGGTCTAG
- a CDS encoding GNAT family N-acetyltransferase, which produces MSREAVAKALAHYPITAKLGGQDYRIRTMTAADGEALMAFARELPSHDTLYMRRDITRQSGIDSWLKDLKDGVIYSLLAEDNQGVCGYSTINLNELEWTRHIADLRVATATRTRGRGLGRLLAREAFNIALALDIEKLLARMTPDQEGARVLFQELGFQPEALLRDHVKDRDGNYHDLLLKACSVRSFLAQRAAYGRG; this is translated from the coding sequence ATGAGTCGGGAAGCGGTCGCCAAGGCGCTTGCGCACTACCCCATCACCGCCAAGCTCGGCGGTCAGGACTATCGCATACGGACCATGACCGCGGCCGACGGCGAAGCCTTGATGGCATTCGCGCGTGAACTGCCGTCGCACGACACGCTCTACATGCGGCGTGACATCACCCGCCAGAGCGGCATCGACAGCTGGTTGAAGGATCTCAAGGACGGCGTGATCTACTCGCTGCTGGCGGAAGACAACCAGGGCGTGTGCGGCTATTCGACCATCAACCTCAACGAACTCGAATGGACGCGCCACATCGCCGACCTGCGCGTGGCGACCGCCACCCGCACCCGTGGCCGCGGTCTCGGTCGCCTGCTGGCGCGCGAGGCGTTCAACATCGCGCTGGCGCTCGACATCGAAAAACTGCTGGCGCGCATGACGCCGGACCAGGAAGGCGCACGGGTGCTGTTCCAGGAACTCGGCTTCCAGCCCGAGGCGCTGCTGCGCGACCACGTCAAGGACCGCGACGGCAATTACCACGACCTGCTGCTGAAAGCCTGCAGCGTGCGCAGCTTTCTCGCCCAGCGCGCCGCCTACGGTCGCGGCTGA
- a CDS encoding alpha/beta fold hydrolase gives MTASARADITSEDLEASVRRTLERAIARNIPGLAPLPQTESDLDVGLTPKEMVYSNETARLYHYLPTQDEIYRVPVLIVMSPVAKGYILDLAKGQSLIEYLVMQGHDVYMLEWAAPRRDQSHLSLDNYVNDLLGGCIEAVQRDSGEADVTLVGYCMGGMLSIMYTALHPGGAVRNLACFTTPVNGDGMELYKRWMTAKSFDIDRLVKELGNIPGDFINTSLQALRPLQRSANQMKLLNNVENDAFVKAHLRFDRWAVDQLPVPGELARSLVKDFIVGNKFVNNALTLRGERVDLGAVKVPFLHVAAQHDHIVPAAASQDLLPLIGSQDKHEIVMKGGHVSLVAGGNAVFRLWPQLDRWLSVRDV, from the coding sequence ATGACCGCATCCGCTCGCGCCGATATCACCTCGGAAGACCTGGAAGCCAGCGTCCGGCGCACGCTGGAGCGCGCCATCGCGCGCAACATCCCCGGCCTCGCGCCACTGCCGCAGACCGAGTCCGACCTCGATGTCGGCCTGACTCCCAAGGAGATGGTCTACAGCAACGAAACCGCGCGCCTGTACCACTACCTGCCGACCCAGGACGAGATCTACCGCGTGCCGGTGCTGATCGTGATGTCACCGGTAGCCAAGGGTTACATCCTCGATCTCGCCAAGGGCCAGAGCCTCATCGAGTACCTGGTGATGCAGGGGCATGACGTCTACATGCTGGAATGGGCCGCGCCGCGCCGCGACCAGAGCCACCTGTCGCTCGACAATTACGTCAACGACCTGCTCGGCGGCTGTATCGAGGCGGTACAGCGCGACAGCGGCGAAGCGGACGTCACGCTGGTCGGTTATTGCATGGGCGGCATGTTGAGCATCATGTACACCGCTCTCCACCCGGGCGGCGCGGTGCGCAACCTGGCCTGTTTCACGACACCCGTGAACGGCGACGGCATGGAGCTGTACAAGCGCTGGATGACGGCCAAGTCGTTCGATATCGACAGGCTGGTGAAGGAGCTGGGCAACATCCCCGGCGACTTCATCAACACCTCGCTGCAGGCGCTGCGCCCCTTGCAGCGCAGCGCCAACCAGATGAAGCTCCTGAACAATGTCGAGAACGATGCGTTCGTGAAGGCGCACCTGCGCTTCGACCGCTGGGCGGTGGACCAGCTGCCGGTGCCGGGCGAGCTGGCGCGCAGCCTGGTCAAGGATTTCATCGTCGGCAACAAATTCGTCAACAACGCGCTTACACTGCGCGGCGAGCGCGTCGATCTCGGCGCCGTCAAGGTGCCCTTCCTGCACGTCGCCGCCCAGCACGATCACATCGTGCCGGCCGCCGCCTCGCAGGACCTGCTGCCGCTGATCGGCAGCCAGGACAAGCACGAAATCGTCATGAAGGGCGGCCATGTCAGCCTGGTCGCCGGAGGCAACGCCGTATTCCGCCTGTGGCCACAGCTCGACCGCTGGTTGAGCGTGCGCGACGTCTGA
- a CDS encoding alpha/beta hydrolase, whose protein sequence is MSTEQSINELPAPSDETLDEAFAYDDAIEQSITPLWREARWSLEWASLRLSPVYYGVGVPRGKGQPVLLIPGFMSGDLMMLEMHRWLKRIGYKSSLSRIAWNNDCPDKTANKLAHRLRALADRSGHRVNLIGHSLGGMLAKSLVQDEPELIDRVITLGSPFRSLVKAHPAIIGIWDKLKLAQGALIGRNLHASCGTGHCTCAFVRNMNAPRSRGVAQFAVYSRKDGIADWTSCLEEDGRLNTEVNCSHIGMVFDHSVYRAVAARLAQQVHRT, encoded by the coding sequence ATGAGCACAGAACAATCCATCAACGAACTGCCGGCGCCGTCGGACGAGACGCTCGACGAAGCGTTTGCCTACGACGATGCCATCGAGCAGTCCATCACGCCCTTGTGGCGGGAAGCGCGCTGGAGCCTCGAGTGGGCCAGCCTGCGCTTGAGCCCGGTCTACTACGGGGTCGGCGTGCCGCGCGGCAAGGGCCAGCCGGTATTGCTGATCCCGGGCTTCATGTCGGGCGATCTCATGATGCTGGAGATGCATCGCTGGCTGAAACGCATCGGTTACAAGTCTTCGCTGTCGCGCATTGCCTGGAACAACGACTGCCCGGACAAGACCGCCAACAAGCTCGCTCATCGCCTGCGCGCGCTGGCCGACCGTTCCGGGCACCGCGTCAACCTCATCGGCCACAGCCTCGGCGGCATGCTGGCCAAGAGCCTCGTGCAGGACGAGCCGGAACTCATCGACCGCGTCATCACCCTCGGCTCGCCGTTCCGCTCGTTGGTCAAGGCCCATCCCGCCATCATCGGCATCTGGGACAAGCTCAAGCTCGCGCAGGGCGCGCTGATCGGCCGCAACCTGCATGCGTCCTGCGGTACCGGCCATTGCACCTGCGCCTTCGTGCGCAACATGAACGCGCCGCGCAGCCGTGGCGTGGCGCAATTCGCGGTCTATTCTCGCAAGGACGGCATCGCCGACTGGACCAGTTGCCTGGAAGAGGACGGACGTCTGAATACCGAGGTCAACTGCTCGCATATCGGCATGGTGTTCGATCACAGCGTGTATCGCGCGGTGGCGGCGCGGCTCGCGCAGCAAGTGCACCGCACCTGA
- a CDS encoding helix-turn-helix transcriptional regulator — translation MLNAQLLAMLKDWSAYGYELAQKLEQAGFGNYNKGTVYRALRQMEGLGLVSSMWDTSSAGPARRMYSMTQAGNLFLDNWLALLNLHRATLERFLGGFGGGDFRK, via the coding sequence ATGCTCAACGCCCAACTGCTGGCCATGCTCAAGGACTGGTCGGCCTATGGCTACGAACTCGCCCAGAAACTCGAGCAGGCCGGCTTCGGCAATTACAACAAGGGCACCGTCTACCGCGCCCTGCGCCAGATGGAGGGCCTCGGGCTGGTGTCGTCGATGTGGGATACCAGCAGCGCGGGCCCGGCGCGCCGGATGTATTCCATGACCCAGGCGGGTAACCTGTTCCTCGACAACTGGTTGGCCCTGCTCAACCTGCACCGCGCCACGCTGGAGCGCTTCCTTGGCGGCTTCGGCGGCGGCGATTTCCGAAAGTAG
- a CDS encoding CocE/NonD family hydrolase, which yields MSVIVDKNIDVTLRDGTRLRADIYRPNDGERHPVLLQRTPYNKELWPITALTLDPLRAAAAGYAVVIQDVRARWASEGGVFFPYRDEGDDGHDSVAWCAAQDFSSGRVGCYGLSYMGGTSWLAARGAHPALGAISPTTAPNDFWRNHFWRGGALNLGTLAMWALRAIGPAALIRSRPDPAQFFAPLTQLIDDVDAFAEILRALPLSRFAPARPDDERFVPFFHEFLRHPVPDALTRSLLFSDAHAKVKVPALIIAGWHDLLLAADLEHFAGMRANAGSELARRHTRLVIGPWSHGMFQNVVGGVDFGFRANGLFLDLKEDLTRLQLRWFDHWLKDIANGVRDDAPVKLFVQGANRWRDEDQWPPRGAQLLPLYLQGEAALATQPPRADQPPSSYVYDPNDPCPTCGGNLLMPAQYGAGPLDQAPLLARRDVLCFTSPPLVESIEIIGAVQAELFAATSGVDTDWMVKLCEVRADGRSFNICDGVVRASVRDGQTRRLLEPGAVERYVIDLWSTAIEIPAGHRLRVLITSSDFPRYDRNPNTGELAHEATHLDSALQRVFHDASRASRLLLPVTRGIGALGGARP from the coding sequence ATGTCCGTCATCGTAGACAAGAATATCGACGTCACCCTGCGTGACGGCACGCGCCTGCGCGCCGACATCTACCGCCCCAACGACGGCGAGCGCCACCCGGTGCTGTTGCAGCGCACGCCCTACAACAAGGAGCTGTGGCCGATCACGGCCCTGACCCTGGATCCGCTGCGCGCGGCAGCGGCCGGCTACGCGGTGGTGATCCAGGACGTGCGCGCGCGCTGGGCCTCGGAAGGCGGGGTGTTCTTTCCCTATCGTGACGAAGGCGACGATGGTCACGACAGCGTGGCCTGGTGCGCCGCGCAGGATTTCAGCAGCGGTCGCGTCGGCTGTTACGGGCTGTCGTACATGGGCGGCACTTCGTGGCTGGCGGCGCGTGGAGCCCATCCCGCGCTCGGCGCCATTTCGCCTACCACCGCGCCCAACGATTTCTGGCGCAACCACTTCTGGCGTGGCGGCGCGCTCAACCTCGGCACGCTGGCGATGTGGGCGCTGCGTGCCATCGGACCGGCGGCGCTGATCCGCTCACGGCCGGACCCCGCGCAGTTCTTCGCACCGCTCACGCAGCTCATCGACGACGTCGACGCCTTCGCCGAGATCCTGCGCGCCTTGCCGCTGAGCCGCTTCGCGCCGGCGCGTCCCGACGATGAGCGCTTCGTGCCGTTCTTCCACGAGTTCCTGCGTCACCCGGTGCCGGACGCGCTGACCCGTTCGCTGCTGTTCTCCGACGCGCACGCCAAGGTCAAGGTGCCAGCCCTCATCATCGCCGGCTGGCACGACCTGTTGCTGGCCGCCGATCTCGAACACTTCGCCGGCATGCGCGCCAACGCCGGTTCGGAACTCGCGCGTCGCCATACCCGCCTGGTGATCGGCCCGTGGTCGCACGGCATGTTCCAGAACGTGGTCGGCGGCGTGGATTTCGGTTTTCGCGCCAATGGCCTGTTCCTCGATCTGAAGGAAGACCTCACGCGCCTGCAGCTGCGCTGGTTCGATCACTGGTTGAAGGACATCGCCAACGGCGTGCGCGATGACGCGCCGGTCAAGCTGTTCGTGCAGGGCGCCAATCGCTGGCGCGACGAAGACCAGTGGCCGCCGCGTGGCGCGCAGCTGCTGCCACTGTACCTGCAGGGCGAGGCGGCGCTCGCCACGCAGCCGCCGCGCGCCGACCAGCCGCCATCGAGCTATGTCTACGATCCGAACGACCCGTGCCCGACTTGCGGTGGCAACCTCCTGATGCCCGCCCAGTACGGCGCCGGACCGCTGGACCAGGCGCCGCTGCTGGCGCGCCGCGACGTGCTGTGTTTCACCTCGCCGCCGCTGGTCGAAAGTATCGAAATCATCGGCGCGGTGCAGGCCGAGCTGTTCGCCGCCACCTCCGGCGTCGATACCGACTGGATGGTCAAGCTGTGCGAAGTTCGCGCCGACGGCCGCAGCTTCAATATTTGCGACGGCGTGGTGCGCGCCTCGGTGCGGGACGGCCAGACGCGGCGCCTGCTCGAACCCGGCGCGGTCGAACGCTACGTCATCGACCTGTGGTCGACCGCCATCGAGATCCCGGCCGGTCATCGCCTGCGGGTGCTCATCACTTCCAGTGACTTCCCGCGTTACGACCGCAATCCCAACACCGGCGAGCTGGCGCACGAGGCCACGCATCTCGACAGCGCCCTGCAGCGCGTGTTCCACGATGCGTCGCGCGCCTCGCGCCTGTTGCTGCCGGTGACGCGCGGCATCGGCGCCCTCGGCGGAGCGCGGCCGTGA
- a CDS encoding alpha/beta hydrolase yields MSGALIALVALLAAAVLLYYLAPGLLFQWATALGRRAAGLKQREVMVDGHRVPYLDGGHGEVLLLLHGFAANKDHWSMIARLLTPHFRVIAPDLPGFGDASRVAGASYAVGPQLERIAAFARALGITEFHLGGNSMGGYLATLYALRHPQQVRSLWLLAPAGVLSAEYSDMLRMLEAGENPLIATDMRSFDRLAELCFCKQPYMPARFKLPLLARSIAEAPFNARIFEEMFNEPLALEERVAALAARTLVVWGDDDRVLHPSALDILRPLMPAAEFILMRDMGHVPMIERPAETALDFLRFHGRQA; encoded by the coding sequence GTGAGTGGCGCGCTCATCGCGCTGGTGGCGCTGCTCGCCGCCGCCGTGCTGCTCTACTACCTCGCCCCCGGCCTGTTGTTCCAGTGGGCCACGGCGCTCGGTCGCCGCGCCGCCGGGCTCAAACAGCGCGAGGTGATGGTCGACGGTCACCGCGTTCCCTATCTCGATGGCGGGCACGGCGAGGTGCTGCTGCTCCTGCACGGCTTCGCCGCCAACAAGGATCACTGGAGCATGATCGCGCGCCTGCTGACGCCGCACTTCCGTGTCATCGCGCCGGACCTGCCAGGCTTCGGCGATGCGAGTCGCGTCGCCGGCGCGAGCTACGCGGTCGGTCCGCAGCTGGAGCGCATCGCCGCCTTCGCCCGCGCGCTCGGCATTACGGAGTTCCATCTCGGCGGCAATTCCATGGGCGGCTATCTCGCCACCTTGTATGCCTTGCGCCATCCGCAGCAGGTCAGGAGCCTGTGGTTGCTGGCGCCGGCCGGCGTGCTGAGCGCCGAGTACAGCGACATGCTGCGCATGCTGGAGGCTGGTGAAAACCCGCTGATCGCGACCGACATGCGGTCCTTCGATCGACTCGCCGAGCTGTGCTTTTGCAAACAGCCCTACATGCCGGCGCGCTTCAAGCTGCCCTTGCTGGCGCGCTCGATCGCCGAAGCGCCTTTCAACGCGCGCATCTTCGAGGAAATGTTCAACGAGCCGCTGGCGTTGGAGGAGCGCGTGGCCGCGCTCGCGGCCCGCACGCTGGTAGTGTGGGGCGACGACGATCGCGTGCTGCATCCCTCGGCGCTGGACATTCTGCGGCCGCTCATGCCCGCCGCGGAATTCATCCTCATGCGCGACATGGGCCACGTGCCGATGATCGAGCGACCGGCCGAGACGGCGCTGGATTTCCTGCGTTTCCACGGTCGCCAGGCTTGA
- a CDS encoding nuclear transport factor 2 family protein, which produces MSDRYGELHDLCVAFLDAFNRYDLDGVMAYFTDDAVYEELTGRASRGREAIRKAFAPQFEGKFGPIQFIEDDTFIDAGSGKVMSSWDMTIEKDGVPQIMRGLDLLHFVGDKIVLKQTYVKTKSPHYTTP; this is translated from the coding sequence ATGTCCGACCGTTACGGTGAACTCCATGACCTCTGCGTCGCTTTCCTGGACGCCTTCAACCGCTACGATCTCGACGGCGTGATGGCTTACTTCACCGACGACGCGGTCTACGAAGAACTCACCGGCCGCGCCAGCCGCGGGCGCGAGGCCATTCGCAAGGCCTTCGCGCCGCAGTTCGAAGGCAAGTTCGGCCCCATCCAGTTCATCGAGGACGACACCTTCATCGACGCCGGCAGCGGCAAAGTCATGAGCAGCTGGGACATGACCATCGAGAAGGACGGCGTGCCGCAGATCATGCGCGGCCTCGACTTGCTGCACTTCGTGGGCGACAAGATCGTCCTCAAGCAGACCTACGTGAAGACCAAGTCGCCGCATTACACGACGCCCTGA
- a CDS encoding sigma-70 family RNA polymerase sigma factor encodes MTRIADRVDQELDQDLARLRSLRHDRGAFEALYRDFYPRLFEFVLRILGAPADAEETINDTMMVVWNKAHEFREQSKVSTWIFGIAYKKALKRLQSNKRLAARELQCEAEQEDRRDPADTVSHRAAIERIRVAVGKLPLAQRSIVQLAFFYGYSYPEIAAIVGCPVNTVKTRMFYARERLKPALELAMSLENADDSR; translated from the coding sequence ATGACGAGAATCGCCGACCGAGTCGACCAGGAACTGGACCAGGATCTGGCGCGGCTGCGCAGCCTGCGCCATGACCGTGGTGCGTTCGAGGCGCTGTACCGGGATTTCTACCCGCGCCTGTTCGAGTTCGTGCTGCGCATCCTCGGCGCGCCGGCCGATGCCGAGGAGACCATCAACGACACCATGATGGTGGTGTGGAACAAGGCCCACGAGTTTCGCGAGCAATCCAAGGTCTCGACCTGGATCTTCGGCATTGCCTACAAGAAGGCGCTCAAGCGCCTGCAATCGAACAAGCGCCTCGCCGCGCGCGAATTGCAATGCGAGGCCGAGCAGGAAGACCGCCGTGACCCGGCCGATACGGTCAGTCATCGCGCCGCCATCGAACGCATCCGGGTGGCGGTCGGCAAATTGCCGCTGGCCCAGCGCAGCATCGTGCAGCTGGCGTTCTTCTACGGATACAGCTACCCCGAGATAGCCGCCATCGTCGGTTGTCCGGTCAACACGGTGAAGACGCGCATGTTCTATGCGCGCGAGCGCCTGAAGCCGGCGCTGGAATTGGCCATGAGCCTGGAGAACGCGGATGACAGCCGCTGA
- a CDS encoding zf-HC2 domain-containing protein: MTAADKHTTHPAHAAVWDLLPWYHNDGLTPGQRAEVERHLRECLVCARELRLLRQLDTALASPALESASVQGFARLSAAIDARQRSWHQRLRHWLSVALAPAPMLATVALVAFGVLLVWNIERGDDSVGASAEKQFQTLGKHDSHESLLAAPLLRVVLKDSQDAAARQAWLGEHDAELVDGPSDIGVMTVRVKLGARSVTKVIDDMRAEADTLFVEPLRSTGTRPDRRR; encoded by the coding sequence ATGACAGCCGCTGACAAGCACACCACGCATCCTGCCCACGCCGCGGTGTGGGACCTGTTGCCCTGGTATCACAACGATGGCCTCACGCCGGGCCAACGCGCCGAGGTCGAAAGACATCTGCGCGAATGCCTGGTTTGCGCGCGCGAGCTGCGCCTGCTGCGCCAGCTCGACACGGCGCTCGCCAGCCCGGCCTTGGAGAGCGCCAGTGTGCAGGGCTTTGCGCGCCTGTCGGCAGCCATCGACGCGCGCCAGCGGTCCTGGCATCAACGCCTGCGTCACTGGCTGAGTGTGGCCTTGGCGCCGGCGCCGATGCTGGCGACGGTCGCGCTCGTCGCTTTCGGCGTGCTGCTGGTATGGAACATCGAGCGCGGCGACGACAGCGTCGGCGCCAGCGCCGAGAAACAGTTCCAGACCTTGGGCAAGCATGACAGCCACGAGTCGCTGCTGGCGGCGCCTTTGTTGCGCGTGGTGTTGAAGGACAGCCAGGACGCCGCCGCGCGCCAGGCGTGGCTGGGCGAGCACGATGCCGAATTGGTCGACGGTCCGTCCGACATCGGCGTCATGACGGTGCGCGTCAAGCTCGGCGCGCGCAGTGTCACCAAGGTCATCGACGACATGCGCGCCGAAGCCGACACCCTGTTCGTCGAACCCCTGCGCAGCACGGGCACGCGGCCGGATCGGCGTCGGTGA
- a CDS encoding S8 family serine peptidase has protein sequence MLSAGGAEARTAVDEQVMVLLRDGADAAALARDHGLRPLGQRRLAALDGDAALFALGAQGNRGAALARLAADARVESAQAVQLHHVAGMPSKDPYFDLQVRTRPGGVSTLATRGSGRNVRIAVIDTGMDSDHPDLLGQVVEARNFVGADSHVIPAEFHGTAVTGLIAAHAGNGVGIHGLAPHASLHLLRACWEPSYGDGICSSYTLAQALDYAIEIRARIINLSLAGPDDPLLARLVERAAELGAIVFGAIGEEPEQTFPTSIPEVIAVEQARQSGVEVPGERLTVPGLQLLTTVPGGRYDFVSGPSFATAHASGVAAIMLELEPHLGPHELAAWLRRLHENPEPR, from the coding sequence TTGTTGTCGGCCGGCGGCGCCGAGGCGCGCACCGCGGTCGACGAGCAGGTCATGGTGTTGTTGCGCGATGGCGCCGATGCCGCGGCGCTGGCGCGGGATCATGGCTTGCGACCGCTGGGTCAGCGTCGCCTTGCCGCGCTCGACGGTGACGCGGCGCTGTTCGCGCTCGGCGCGCAAGGCAATCGCGGTGCGGCGCTTGCGCGGCTGGCGGCCGACGCGCGCGTCGAATCGGCGCAGGCCGTGCAACTGCATCACGTCGCCGGCATGCCAAGCAAGGATCCCTATTTCGACCTGCAGGTGCGCACGCGGCCAGGGGGCGTATCGACGCTCGCGACGCGCGGCAGCGGGCGCAACGTGCGCATCGCCGTGATCGATACCGGCATGGACAGCGATCACCCCGACCTGCTCGGCCAGGTGGTCGAGGCACGCAATTTCGTCGGCGCCGACAGTCACGTCATCCCGGCCGAATTCCACGGCACGGCGGTCACCGGTCTCATCGCCGCGCACGCCGGCAACGGCGTCGGCATCCACGGCCTGGCGCCGCATGCCTCGCTGCACCTGCTGCGCGCCTGCTGGGAACCGAGTTACGGTGACGGCATCTGCAGCAGCTACACGCTGGCCCAGGCCCTGGACTACGCCATCGAGATCCGCGCGCGCATCATCAACCTGAGCCTGGCCGGGCCCGACGATCCACTGCTTGCGCGCCTGGTGGAACGCGCCGCCGAATTGGGCGCCATCGTGTTCGGCGCCATCGGCGAAGAGCCGGAGCAGACTTTCCCGACCTCGATTCCCGAGGTCATCGCGGTCGAGCAGGCACGGCAGAGCGGGGTGGAGGTGCCGGGCGAACGCCTGACCGTGCCGGGCCTGCAATTGCTGACCACCGTGCCGGGCGGTCGTTACGACTTCGTGTCCGGCCCGTCCTTCGCCACCGCCCATGCCAGCGGCGTGGCCGCCATCATGCTGGAACTCGAACCGCACCTCGGGCCCCATGAGCTGGCCGCGTGGTTGCGGCGACTGCACGAGAATCCCGAGCCGCGTTGA
- a CDS encoding MBL fold metallo-hydrolase: protein MNWMKLGQVEIGRAVESNGPFISIYDFFPDATPELLAPHRHWLEPTALEPGTDKLLMPIQSYVVRTPRHVVLVDSCVGNHKSVKWFPAWDHMSGNTYLPALASLGLRPEDIDVVLCTHLHVDHSGWNTQWLDGRWRPTFPRARYMLSRTEVAACEKLHRERQDPTYAENVLPIIEAGQALLVDDDHQIDDHVWLEATPGHTHGHCAVRIDGRGGDAVVTGDLIHSPIQCHFPEWNFRHDANKPLAAQTRRRFLERYADCATHVLTAHFPLPSAGAVKRDGDAFRFEYWDARRYI from the coding sequence ATGAACTGGATGAAACTCGGGCAAGTCGAGATCGGCCGTGCGGTCGAAAGCAACGGCCCCTTCATCAGCATCTATGATTTTTTTCCCGATGCCACGCCCGAGCTCCTCGCGCCCCACCGTCATTGGCTGGAGCCCACCGCGCTCGAGCCCGGCACCGACAAGCTGCTGATGCCGATCCAGAGCTACGTGGTGCGCACGCCGCGGCACGTGGTGCTGGTCGACAGCTGCGTGGGCAATCACAAGTCGGTGAAATGGTTCCCGGCCTGGGACCACATGAGCGGCAATACCTACCTGCCGGCGCTGGCCTCGCTGGGCCTGCGCCCCGAGGACATCGACGTGGTGTTGTGCACGCATCTGCACGTCGATCATTCGGGCTGGAATACGCAATGGCTGGATGGCCGCTGGCGGCCGACCTTTCCGCGCGCGCGCTACATGCTGTCGCGCACCGAAGTGGCAGCCTGCGAAAAGCTGCACCGCGAACGCCAGGACCCGACCTACGCCGAGAACGTGCTGCCGATCATCGAGGCGGGCCAGGCGCTGCTGGTCGACGATGACCATCAAATCGACGACCACGTGTGGCTGGAGGCGACGCCCGGCCACACCCACGGCCATTGCGCGGTGCGCATCGACGGCCGCGGCGGCGACGCGGTGGTGACGGGCGATCTCATCCACAGCCCCATCCAGTGCCACTTTCCGGAATGGAATTTCCGCCACGACGCCAACAAGCCGCTGGCCGCGCAGACCCGTCGCCGCTTCCTCGAGCGTTACGCGGACTGTGCCACCCACGTGCTGACCGCGCATTTCCCGCTGCCGTCCGCCGGCGCGGTGAAACGCGATGGCGACGCCTTCCGTTTCGAGTACTGGGACGCGCGCCGCTACATCTGA